One genomic segment of Drosophila melanogaster chromosome 3L includes these proteins:
- the CG5114 gene encoding uncharacterized protein, isoform A, producing the protein MRDNTPPHRPDFDDGDDELQEIIELEEQPLDEDDDDLEEVTLEQLEARLAMAGGDDDEEEDEEELRDRERIAAITDEATVTFKKHTAPVFACSLHPNYNWAVTGSEDDRAFVWETSTGDVLYEITEHKDTVTETHFSHDGVYLATGDLAGDLFVFKVSEKHDERPILTKIWEYSMSDMSWLFWHRAAHILLAGSDSGEVFVFRIPSGECKILPGQSSRCESGELSGDGKKLFTAYVNGSVKLWDLKSCQVLIDVNESHPMGFGEITHAVVACERESPFYVCAEASGKMLFCTNNGPVSTIQSEHGIECLAFAPSSADLKLFACGSLDGRISIWDYAKSALRTICENPVPNDAVIRIKWLNDHTILAATSQGNLNAFDARTGILKFTLTGHYYHIYEFVYKPQENLLLTVSEDNTAKIFKVPALGD; encoded by the exons ATGCGTGACAACACACCGCCACACCGGCCAGATTTCGATGACGGCGACGACGAACTCCAGGAGATAAttgagctggaggagcagccgCTGGACGAAGATGACGACGATTTGGAGGAGGTGACGCTGGAGCAACTGGAGGCCCGGCTTGCAATGGCCggtggcgatgatgatgaagaggaggacgaggaggagctACGTGACCGTGAGAGAATAGCAGCCATCACGGACGAAGCTACGGTCACTTTCAAGAAGCACACCGCTCCTGTTTTCGCCTGCAGTCTGCATCCCAACTACAATTGGGCGGTGACGGGCAGCGAGGACGATCGAGCTTTCGTTTGGGAAACCTCCACCGGCGATGTCCTCTACGAGATCACGGAGCACAAGGACACCGTCACGGAAACGCATTTCAGTCACGACGGCGTCTATTTGGCCACCGGTGATCTAGCCGGCGATCTGTTTGTCTTCAAGGTCAGTGAAAAGCACGACGAACGTCCGATCCTGACTAAAATCTGGGAGTACTCCATGAGCGACATGTCCTGGCTCTTCTGGCATCGAGCTGCCCACATCCTGCTGGCGGGTAGTGACAGCGGAGAGGTCTTCGTTTTCCGCATACCCAGCGGTGAATGCAAAATCCTGCCGGGACAATCTTCGCGTTGCGAGTCCGGAGAGCTCAGTGGGGATGGCAAAAAGCTGTTCACGGCCTACGTGAACGGATCCGTAAAGCTGTGGGATCTCAAGAGCTGTCAGGTGCTCATTGACGTAAACGAATCGCATCCAATGGGTTTCGGCGAGATCACGCACGCGGTGGTGGCCTGCGAAAGGGAATCGCCCTTCTACGTCTGCGCTGAGGCGTCCG GAAAAATGCTGTTCTGCACTAACAACGGTCCGGTTAGCACAATCCAGTCGGAACACGGAATTGAGTGTCTGGCCTTTGCTCCCTCCTCGGCGGATCTAAAGCTCTTTGCCTGTGGCTCGCTGGACGGCAGGATATCCATCTGGGACTATGCCAAATCAGCGTTGCGTACCATATGCGAAAATCCAGTTCCCAATGATGCTGTCATAAG GATCAAATGGTTGAACGACCACACGATACTTGCGGCCACCTCGCAGGGAAATCTGAACGCATTCGACGCACGCACAGGAATTCTGAAATTCACGCTGACGGGACACTACTATCACATCTACGAGTTTGTCTACAAGCCTCAGGAAAATCTATTGCTAACGGTATCCGAGGACAACACGGCCAAGATATTCAAGGTGCCGGCGCTGGGCGATTAG
- the CG5114 gene encoding uncharacterized protein, isoform B has translation MRDNTPPHRPDFDDGDDELQEIIELEEQPLDEDDDDLEEVTLEQLEARLAMAGGDDDEEEDEEELRDRERIAAITDEATVTFKKHTAPVFACSLHPNYNWAVTGSEDDRAFVWETSTGDVLYEITEHKDTVTETHFSHDGVYLATGDLAGDLFVFKVSEKHDERPILTKIWEYSMSDMSWLFWHRAAHILLAGSDSGEVFVFRIPSGECKILPGQSSRCESGELSGDGKKLFTAYVNGSVKLWDLKSCQVLIDVNESHPMGFGEITHAVVACERESPFYVCAEASGECSSGKGIRYNTSFHNKTIRKMLFCTNNGPVSTIQSEHGIECLAFAPSSADLKLFACGSLDGRISIWDYAKSALRTICENPVPNDAVIRIKWLNDHTILAATSQGNLNAFDARTGILKFTLTGHYYHIYEFVYKPQENLLLTVSEDNTAKIFKVPALGD, from the exons ATGCGTGACAACACACCGCCACACCGGCCAGATTTCGATGACGGCGACGACGAACTCCAGGAGATAAttgagctggaggagcagccgCTGGACGAAGATGACGACGATTTGGAGGAGGTGACGCTGGAGCAACTGGAGGCCCGGCTTGCAATGGCCggtggcgatgatgatgaagaggaggacgaggaggagctACGTGACCGTGAGAGAATAGCAGCCATCACGGACGAAGCTACGGTCACTTTCAAGAAGCACACCGCTCCTGTTTTCGCCTGCAGTCTGCATCCCAACTACAATTGGGCGGTGACGGGCAGCGAGGACGATCGAGCTTTCGTTTGGGAAACCTCCACCGGCGATGTCCTCTACGAGATCACGGAGCACAAGGACACCGTCACGGAAACGCATTTCAGTCACGACGGCGTCTATTTGGCCACCGGTGATCTAGCCGGCGATCTGTTTGTCTTCAAGGTCAGTGAAAAGCACGACGAACGTCCGATCCTGACTAAAATCTGGGAGTACTCCATGAGCGACATGTCCTGGCTCTTCTGGCATCGAGCTGCCCACATCCTGCTGGCGGGTAGTGACAGCGGAGAGGTCTTCGTTTTCCGCATACCCAGCGGTGAATGCAAAATCCTGCCGGGACAATCTTCGCGTTGCGAGTCCGGAGAGCTCAGTGGGGATGGCAAAAAGCTGTTCACGGCCTACGTGAACGGATCCGTAAAGCTGTGGGATCTCAAGAGCTGTCAGGTGCTCATTGACGTAAACGAATCGCATCCAATGGGTTTCGGCGAGATCACGCACGCGGTGGTGGCCTGCGAAAGGGAATCGCCCTTCTACGTCTGCGCTGAGGCGTCCGGTGAGTGCTCCAGTGGTAAAGGAATTCGGTATAATACCAGTTTCCATAACAAAACTATTA GAAAAATGCTGTTCTGCACTAACAACGGTCCGGTTAGCACAATCCAGTCGGAACACGGAATTGAGTGTCTGGCCTTTGCTCCCTCCTCGGCGGATCTAAAGCTCTTTGCCTGTGGCTCGCTGGACGGCAGGATATCCATCTGGGACTATGCCAAATCAGCGTTGCGTACCATATGCGAAAATCCAGTTCCCAATGATGCTGTCATAAG GATCAAATGGTTGAACGACCACACGATACTTGCGGCCACCTCGCAGGGAAATCTGAACGCATTCGACGCACGCACAGGAATTCTGAAATTCACGCTGACGGGACACTACTATCACATCTACGAGTTTGTCTACAAGCCTCAGGAAAATCTATTGCTAACGGTATCCGAGGACAACACGGCCAAGATATTCAAGGTGCCGGCGCTGGGCGATTAG